A genomic segment from Actinomadura hallensis encodes:
- a CDS encoding shikimate dehydrogenase translates to MGETGRRAAVLGAPIAHSLSPVLHRAAYAAMGLDDWSYAAIECREEDLAGFLDGLGPEWAGLSLTMPLKRVALGLVDEVSDLAVKVGGVNTVVLRDGRRLGDNTDVHGIVTALTEAGVEVPGPGGAPPLVLGGGATAASALAALAALGAKEAVLAVRSPERAADAARVGERFGLAVRVTTLDRVAGRLSAGLVVSTLPGRAADAFAGPVAASGAALFDVVYAPWPTALAVAVEKAGGTVVGGFEMLLHQAVRQVALMTGREDVPVAAMRAAGEAELARRAA, encoded by the coding sequence GTGGGGGAGACCGGCCGGCGGGCCGCGGTCCTGGGCGCGCCGATCGCGCATTCGCTGTCGCCGGTGCTGCACCGGGCGGCGTACGCGGCGATGGGCCTGGACGACTGGTCGTACGCGGCGATCGAGTGCCGTGAGGAGGACCTGGCGGGCTTCCTGGACGGCCTGGGTCCCGAGTGGGCGGGCCTGTCGCTGACCATGCCCCTCAAGCGGGTCGCGCTCGGCCTGGTCGACGAGGTGTCGGACCTCGCGGTGAAGGTCGGCGGCGTCAACACCGTCGTCCTGCGGGACGGGCGGCGGCTCGGCGACAACACCGACGTGCACGGCATCGTGACGGCGCTGACGGAGGCGGGCGTGGAGGTCCCGGGACCGGGCGGGGCTCCGCCGCTGGTGCTGGGCGGCGGCGCCACCGCCGCGTCCGCCCTGGCGGCGCTGGCGGCGCTCGGCGCGAAGGAGGCGGTGCTCGCGGTGCGGTCGCCGGAGCGCGCCGCGGACGCGGCCCGGGTCGGGGAGCGCTTCGGGCTCGCGGTGCGGGTCACCACGCTGGACCGGGTGGCGGGGCGCCTGTCCGCGGGGCTGGTGGTGTCGACGCTGCCCGGCCGGGCGGCGGACGCGTTCGCCGGTCCGGTCGCCGCCTCGGGCGCCGCGCTGTTCGACGTGGTGTACGCGCCGTGGCCGACGGCGCTGGCGGTGGCGGTCGAGAAGGCCGGCGGGACGGTGGTGGGCGGCTTCGAGATGCTGCTGCACCAGGCCGTCCGGCAGGTGGCGCTGATGACCGGCCGCGAGGACGTGCCCGTGGCGGCGATGCGGGCCGCGGGGGAGGCGGAGCTGGCCCGCCGGGCGGCCTGA
- a CDS encoding prenyltransferase/squalene oxidase repeat-containing protein has translation MNQTPPLPAPAPRADRPRPPRDPRAPAPAVDMAVLHARLNESLDVLRDTYAPALGDGGGWYHELTRPEPGSTATALGLLAFVEAGRPFEYFDEGLAFLAARQTASGDALRDGGWATKTSLGMPVVEATGWIARFLACARCHLRDDAPDLGRAYRWLLHNQNPDGGWGSMRGCRSRVWLTCLALRALSRLNPYDPAVDRGVEWLTADRTAHRPGWGPTQAARPTVTHTAFVLVTLAEARPDLRTERLLDAYDWLLGNLDTDDDHTWIETYDVSPHGAGAEPVWRLALWHYGLPIALTALLHDPRGPHGPAVARAFRTLVRGEVADPRWNGYPNGGRTSLWTLWWRLEALTALTRVPLAGNADVLHWLPDAAVVQRAHARERPLAELLPHGRLIDPAEFARRHWAAFLLVLVCLGSAGGVSAGLWGWKDFWLSVILPVVLTAITESMRRRRTQRGPPPAAS, from the coding sequence GTGAATCAGACACCTCCGCTCCCCGCACCGGCTCCCCGCGCCGACCGGCCCCGCCCCCCGCGGGACCCCCGCGCTCCCGCCCCCGCCGTCGACATGGCGGTCCTGCACGCCCGGCTGAACGAGTCGCTGGACGTCCTCCGCGACACCTACGCGCCCGCCCTCGGCGACGGCGGCGGCTGGTACCACGAGCTCACCCGCCCCGAACCGGGCAGCACCGCCACGGCCCTCGGGCTGCTGGCGTTCGTGGAGGCGGGCCGCCCCTTCGAGTACTTCGACGAGGGCCTCGCCTTCCTCGCCGCCCGGCAGACCGCCTCCGGCGACGCGCTGCGCGACGGCGGATGGGCCACCAAGACCAGCCTCGGCATGCCCGTCGTGGAGGCCACCGGCTGGATCGCGCGGTTCCTCGCCTGCGCCCGCTGCCACCTGCGCGACGACGCGCCCGACCTGGGCCGCGCCTACCGGTGGCTGCTGCACAACCAGAACCCCGACGGCGGCTGGGGCTCGATGCGCGGCTGCCGGTCCAGGGTGTGGCTGACCTGCCTGGCGCTCCGCGCGCTCAGCCGCCTCAACCCCTACGACCCGGCCGTCGACCGGGGCGTGGAATGGCTCACCGCGGACCGCACCGCGCACCGGCCCGGCTGGGGTCCGACGCAGGCGGCCCGGCCCACCGTCACCCACACCGCCTTCGTGCTGGTCACCCTGGCCGAAGCACGGCCGGACCTGCGGACGGAGCGGCTGCTGGACGCCTACGACTGGCTACTGGGGAACCTCGACACCGACGACGACCACACCTGGATCGAGACCTACGACGTGTCGCCCCACGGCGCCGGCGCCGAGCCGGTGTGGCGGCTCGCCCTCTGGCACTACGGCCTGCCCATCGCGCTCACCGCCCTGCTGCACGACCCCCGCGGCCCGCACGGACCGGCCGTCGCCCGCGCGTTCCGGACCCTCGTCCGCGGCGAGGTCGCCGACCCCCGCTGGAACGGCTACCCGAACGGCGGCCGCACGTCGCTGTGGACGCTGTGGTGGCGGCTGGAGGCGCTGACCGCGCTCACCCGCGTCCCCCTCGCCGGGAACGCCGACGTCCTGCACTGGCTGCCGGACGCCGCCGTCGTGCAGCGCGCCCACGCGCGGGAACGGCCCCTCGCCGAGCTGCTGCCGCACGGCCGGCTGATCGACCCCGCCGAGTTCGCGCGCCGGCACTGGGCGGCGTTCCTGCTGGTCCTGGTGTGCCTCGGCAGCGCGGGCGGCGTCTCCGCCGGGCTGTGGGGGTGGAAGGACTTCTGGCTGAGCGTGATCCTGCCGGTCGTCCTGACCGCCATCACCGAGTCGATGCGGCGGCGCCGCACCCAGCGGGGACCGCCCCCGGCCGCCTCCTGA
- a CDS encoding HIT family protein, which translates to MAEPTVRNEPGHECVLCPPLRFRFNEMAGLPGEPGVIARDADFLLMPDVAPLVEGHVLLVTREHHQCAGAFGPRLWSRAQVWRDRVSRLYEKAYGSRELLLFEHGPATPQGGGACIDHAHWHLLPGTHGVRAAVEGQGLPGAPADHATLRSYVRTGRSYLLIEENGIATVHPGDGVRSQFLRWAVTTADGSGGAWRWQETFGLPRSRRRFLRTLRALRSAAGGPDTAQDPESHQ; encoded by the coding sequence TTGGCCGAGCCGACGGTGCGGAACGAGCCCGGCCACGAGTGCGTCCTCTGCCCGCCCCTGCGGTTCAGGTTCAACGAGATGGCCGGCCTGCCCGGAGAGCCGGGCGTCATCGCGCGCGACGCGGACTTCCTGCTGATGCCGGACGTGGCTCCGCTCGTCGAGGGGCACGTGCTGCTGGTGACGCGCGAGCACCACCAGTGCGCCGGAGCGTTCGGACCGCGCCTGTGGTCACGCGCGCAGGTGTGGCGCGACCGCGTCTCCCGCCTCTACGAGAAGGCGTACGGAAGCCGCGAGCTGCTCCTCTTCGAGCACGGCCCGGCCACCCCCCAGGGCGGGGGAGCCTGCATCGACCACGCCCACTGGCACCTCCTGCCCGGGACGCACGGTGTCCGGGCGGCGGTGGAAGGGCAGGGACTCCCGGGTGCGCCGGCAGACCACGCCACCCTGCGTTCCTACGTCCGCACCGGTCGCTCTTACCTCCTGATAGAGGAGAACGGGATCGCGACCGTCCATCCCGGCGACGGCGTCCGCAGCCAGTTCCTGCGCTGGGCCGTCACCACCGCCGACGGGTCCGGCGGAGCGTGGCGCTGGCAGGAGACGTTCGGACTGCCGCGCAGCAGGCGCCGCTTCCTGCGCACCCTCCGGGCGCTCCGCTCGGCGGCCGGAGGCCCCGATACGGCTCAGGACCCCGAAAGCCACCAGTAG
- a CDS encoding PfkB family carbohydrate kinase, which translates to MVPSRSPVEWPGLGGADERRFGLLIIGDVGIEVRASLPDVRFTELDSDRLSYAPARAMVAGTAVNLARCATRYFRRVGVLGKVGDDDFTPVIRGELRRIGVEDHLRVEAGGANGVAVMLRDRPCGGGPGARLLVVRDDPPGRRLAEPEVRAASAGIAGADVLATDGYALLSPVSRAALHAAARTARDAGTRVAFDLVPHDIDARLPAGAVLPMLALADLVVSEAPTLARLLGRPAPFSGRQVRGLLPELDRAVPGRPLWLLRFGATSLERVLAYRRDELLLEYPTGYGEGVERAGFGDRLTVCELYWWLSGS; encoded by the coding sequence ATGGTCCCCTCCCGATCCCCGGTCGAGTGGCCGGGCCTTGGGGGCGCGGACGAGCGCCGCTTCGGGCTCCTCATCATCGGCGACGTGGGGATCGAGGTCCGGGCGTCGCTCCCGGACGTCCGCTTCACGGAGCTGGACTCGGACCGCCTCTCCTACGCCCCCGCGCGGGCCATGGTCGCGGGGACGGCCGTCAACCTGGCCCGGTGCGCGACGCGCTACTTCCGCCGGGTCGGCGTGCTGGGCAAGGTCGGCGACGACGACTTCACCCCGGTGATCCGGGGAGAGCTGCGCCGGATCGGGGTCGAGGACCACCTGCGCGTGGAGGCGGGCGGCGCCAACGGCGTCGCGGTGATGCTGCGGGACCGGCCGTGCGGGGGCGGGCCCGGCGCCCGGCTCCTCGTCGTCCGGGACGACCCGCCGGGCCGCCGCCTCGCCGAGCCGGAGGTCCGCGCCGCGTCCGCCGGGATCGCGGGCGCGGACGTCCTGGCCACCGACGGGTACGCGCTGCTGTCGCCGGTGTCGCGGGCGGCGCTGCACGCGGCGGCCCGCACGGCCCGCGACGCGGGGACGCGGGTGGCGTTCGACCTGGTCCCGCACGACATCGACGCGCGGCTCCCCGCCGGTGCCGTCCTGCCGATGCTGGCGCTGGCCGACCTGGTCGTCTCCGAGGCGCCGACGCTGGCGCGGCTCCTCGGCCGCCCGGCGCCGTTCTCGGGCCGGCAGGTGCGGGGGCTGCTGCCGGAGCTGGACCGCGCGGTGCCGGGGCGCCCGCTGTGGCTGCTGCGCTTCGGGGCCACGTCCCTGGAGCGGGTGCTCGCGTACCGGCGGGACGAGCTGCTGCTGGAGTACCCGACCGGCTACGGCGAGGGCGTCGAGCGGGCGGGCTTCGGCGACCGGCTGACCGTGTGCGAGCTCTACTGGTGGCTTTCGGGGTCCTGA
- a CDS encoding NUDIX domain-containing protein — translation MPSVEAGAPGPLTAMSPIRLQFAQKAFIVAGGRLLLVRKAASDPFHPGRWEVPGGRLEVEDDLDLDDHIRREVWEEVGLKIEPGPPFHLWQWFMPDRAAPARGARIRVVAAARRCRPVTVDAVLENQDSGDHLDGCAWVPLERAGSYDLIPSLRPVMRAFLASA, via the coding sequence ATGCCCTCGGTCGAGGCCGGCGCGCCCGGTCCCCTCACCGCCATGTCGCCGATCAGGCTGCAGTTCGCCCAGAAGGCGTTCATCGTCGCGGGCGGGCGGCTGCTGCTGGTCCGCAAGGCCGCCTCCGACCCCTTCCATCCCGGCCGCTGGGAGGTGCCGGGCGGGCGCCTGGAGGTCGAGGACGACCTCGACCTGGACGACCACATCCGCCGGGAGGTCTGGGAGGAGGTCGGCCTCAAGATCGAGCCCGGTCCGCCGTTCCATCTGTGGCAGTGGTTCATGCCCGACCGCGCCGCACCGGCGCGCGGCGCGCGGATCCGCGTGGTGGCCGCGGCCCGCCGCTGCCGGCCGGTCACCGTGGACGCCGTCCTGGAGAACCAGGACTCCGGCGACCATCTCGACGGCTGCGCCTGGGTGCCGCTGGAGCGGGCCGGCTCCTACGACCTCATCCCGAGCCTGCGTCCGGTGATGCGGGCGTTCCTGGCCTCCGCCTGA
- the infC gene encoding translation initiation factor IF-3, with product MNDRIRVPEVRLVGPNGEQVGIVPIAKALELAREADLDLVEVAPTARPPVAKLMDYGKFKYESAMKAREARKNQAHTVIKEIKLRPKIDPHDYETKKGHVVRFLKAGDKVKVTIMFRGREQSRPELGYRLLQRLAEDVEELGFVESRPKQDGRNMIMVIGPHKKKTARGQEAESTA from the coding sequence ATCAACGACCGCATCCGCGTGCCCGAGGTCCGGCTCGTCGGCCCGAACGGCGAACAGGTGGGCATCGTGCCCATCGCCAAGGCCCTTGAACTCGCGCGTGAAGCCGATCTCGACCTGGTCGAGGTGGCGCCCACCGCGCGTCCGCCCGTCGCCAAGCTCATGGACTACGGCAAGTTCAAGTACGAGTCCGCGATGAAGGCGCGTGAGGCGCGGAAGAACCAGGCGCACACGGTCATCAAGGAGATCAAGCTCCGTCCGAAGATCGACCCGCACGACTACGAGACCAAGAAGGGTCACGTGGTGCGGTTCCTGAAGGCCGGGGACAAGGTTAAGGTCACGATCATGTTCCGCGGGCGCGAGCAGTCGCGTCCGGAGCTCGGCTACCGTCTGCTGCAGCGGCTCGCCGAGGACGTCGAGGAACTCGGCTTCGTCGAGTCGCGTCCCAAGCAGGACGGGCGGAATATGATCATGGTGATCGGTCCGCACAAGAAGAAGACGGCCCGCGGGCAGGAGGCCGAGAGCACCGCCTGA